Below is a window of Desmonostoc muscorum LEGE 12446 DNA.
GCTGTGTTGTCCATGAAACCTTTTCAGAAAAGAAAATTGTCGAGTTAAAAATTGCTCATCCAGAAGCAGAGGCGATCGCCCACCCAGAATGTGAAACTAGTGTGTTGCGCCACGCCAGCTTTATCGGTTCCACAGCAGCTTTACTTAAACATTGTCAAAACAGCCCCGCCCAGGAATTTATCGTGGCAACGGAGCCTGGAATCATTCACCAAATGCAAAAACTAGCTCCCCAAAAGCGCTTCATTCCCGCCCCGCCCATGAATAACTGCGCTTGTAACGAATGTCCATTCATGCGGTTAAACACCCTAGAAAAGCTCTACTGGGCAATGAAAAATCGCACTCCCGAAATCACCATGTCAGAAGATATCCGCCTTGCTGCACTGCGACCAATGCAACGAATGCTGGAGATGAGCGTGTAGTTAGGATAAGTTTCTACAAATTGTAGAGACGTGGTTTTATTGCGTCTCTACCAAAAATTTATTTTTTCTACCCACTTGCAATTTCTAAAAGCTAGTGCTATGATGTTGAATCGTGAGACAAATCGGGTCGGTGTCCGAGTGGTTAATGGAGACGGACTGTAAATCCGTTGGCTAGCGCCTACGCTGGTTCAAATCCAGCCCGGCCCACCTCTTACGAATGAATAATAAGTTATAATGGCTGGGTAACATTCAAACTGCCCAGCATTATACCTTAAGAACAAAAACTATTTTCGCCCGTGTGGCTCAGTGGTAGAGCACACCCTTGGTAAGGGTGAGGTCACGAGTTCAATCCTCGTCACGGGCTTTGTCCAGAGATATTTACCAGTTGTAAAACATCCTAGATTGTCCTAAAACGTGTCTTAAGTACGGGAAAAACTAAGGATGCTTTGCTAGGGGTTGACTTTTGACTTTTAACTTCCCCGAAGGGGCTGACCGTCACTGCCAAACTGCCAATCGTGATATAAACACTCAATTTTGCCGTCAATAATTTGTCGTTCAGAAAACTTGGCTGTACGGTGAGGACAACGATCTGTTAAACACATAAATTGTCCATCTTTGTTTTTGAACGTACAAGGAAAAGCTATGAGGGCGGTTGGTGGACAAGTCTTGCACAAACGTAAGGGTATACCAACATTGCCTCCAGTTAAATTCTTGCTTCTCCTCAAGTGTCTCAAAGTTGACACTCTCCGCCCTATAAGGGCGAAGATTCTTGCTTCATGGGGATTCCAACGAATTTACCCTCAGCAAGCATCTTGACCGTATGCCCTACGGCTGCAAGTCCCCGAACGAGAACTACTTGAGCGGCTGCCACGTCCCTATCGGTGGTATCGCCTGTAATGTCTCTGTTTATAAGGGACTTCCAACTAAAAAAATATTCCATCACTGTGAAGGCAGGGGGCAGGGGGCAGGGGGAAAGAACAGTCCCGTTGAGTCCAGAAATTGGAATAATTTATTTTTTGGAGTTCCCTAATGTCATCGTTTTCTCCAGGTTTCTATGATTTTATACCCAACACACAAGGGACTAACACTTTTTTTAGTGCGATCAGCTTGCCTTGCTGGAGAGCGATCGCGTAGCACCAATAACGCTATATATTTAAGTTATGCTGCAAATATCAAATATTATCATTATTCACGATAGTGAACTCGAAATTAGCGCGATTCGTTCTCAAGGAGCAGGGGGTCAAAATGTCAACAAGGTTTCTACTGCCATCCACTTACGCTTTGACATTGAGGGTTCATCACTACCCGCTTTTTATAAAGAACAGCTTTTGAAGCTCAACGACCGACGCATTACCCAAGAGGGAGTCATTGTGATCAAAGCCCAAGAATACCGCAGCCAAGAGCAGAACCGGGAAGAGGCTTTGAAAAGACTTCAAGAACTTATTAAAAGCGTAGTCGTGCTGAAGAAAAAACGCAAACCTACCAAACCAACTCGCAGTTCTCAAAAAAAACGTCTTGACAGTAAAACTAAGCGAGGACAGATTAAGTCCATCAGAAGGCAGGCTATTGATTAAAAGGCGAATGCTTTGATAAGTGTTTGGTCTATGCTAATCGTTTTAAACAATCAATTTTAATCAACACAGACGGTCTAAAACCATACGGTGCGTACATATAATTGGATATTTTTAGTACAAAATATTAATAATTTTTAAGAGGACAACCTCACAAATCTGTCGTCCTGATTTGGGATGAATTGGGGATTCAATGATTCTTAACCTTTGATTGAATCAAAGATAGATCCAGAGATTCGTCTAATTCGATACAATTTATAGGCAACAGAGAGCCAAGGAGAACAAGGTGGTCTTATTAAAAGGCTTTGAGATTGAGATGTATACTGGCACGCCTCAAGGTGAAATCGTTGGTCTCTCCGACAAAATTGTTGCAGCTTTGGATGGATTTGTTCGGGAGCCAGATAGCCGCAACGTGGAATATATAACCCAGCCATCGGCTAATTACGATAATTTATTGTGTGCCCTATTGCGTCCCAGGCGGACGCTGCGAAACTACCTCGATCGCTTGGGCAATTACACCCTGATACCAGGGAGTACCTTGTCCTTGGCTGGGAGCGATCGCTTTGTGCGTTCCGATCCAGCTAACCCCTATCATGACTACATTGAGCAAACCTACGGTACAAAAGTAGTCACTGCCAGCGTACACATAAATATAGGCATTAGCGACCCAGAAATATTAATGCGGGCGTGTCGGGTAATTCGTCTAGAAGCACCTTTATTTTTAGCCTTGAGTGCCTCATCTCCCTTCTTGGACGGCAAAGCTACTGGCTATCACTCCACCCGTTGGGGTTTGTTCCCGCAGACGCCTAGCCACGTGCCGTTATTTGCCAGCCATGCTCATCATATCCAGTGGGTGGAAAATCAACTAGCTGCTGGAACAATGCAAAATGTGCGGCATTTATGGGCGTCAGTGCGACCAAATGGCGATCGTCGTCCCTACGATTTAAATCGGTTAGAACTGCGAATTTGCGATTTAGTTACAGATCCCATTTCCTTACTAGCGATTACTGCCTTATTAGAAGCGCGTCTGTTACAAATAATCGAAAATCCTAGCATCGACCCATTAACCCAAAGCACCTTTTCTGCCGAAGAACTCGTTACTCTAACTGCTGACAACGAAGCAGCAGCTGCTGCTGCTAGTCTTGATGCTCAGCTAACCCATTGGCAAGATGGCAGAAGCATCACAGCGAGAAATTGGATTGGCGAAATTTACGAAGATGTTTGGGCGATCGCTAAACAACAAGGCTTCAGCTGTTTCCTTTCACCTTTGCACAAAATTCTCCGCGAAGGCAATGAAGCTCAACAGTGGTTGCAGTTACACGCAGTCGGTTTTGACAGCCAGTGCGTCATCACCCAGGCTATTATTGCCACCCAAGAACGGGAAATCGAACTCGAAGATAAATTGTGTTCCTCCCTGCTGGCGTAGTCTAAGGTTTTAGCGATTGGGGACTGGGGACTGGGGACTGGGGACTGGGGACTGGGGACTGGGGACTGGGGACTGGGAGATGAGGCAATACTGCGTAGGTTTTGGAATTTCTTGGTTGAGGCAAGCTGTTCTTGAGCAGGGGGAGAAATGGAGGCAGGGGAGGAGTTTTACCTCCCCTGCAACGCCAGCCTCCCCTGCCTCCCCTGCTTATCCGAGCAGTATTGGGAGATGAGGGAGTGTGAGGAGATTAGAAAAAAGCTTCCAGCTTCCTAACCTTCCTACACCTCTCATACTCGCAATGCCCCAGTCCCCAATCCCCAATCCCCAATCCCCAATCCCCAATCCCCAATCCCCAATCCCCAATCCCCAATCCCCAGTCCCCATAGCCAATGCCCAATTGTCTTCCAACAAATGGTAGATTTTTGGCAAACGATACTCGGTGGAAAAGACACAAGCAACTACTCAATCTACATAAAACTTAATATTTGCTGATTTCAGCCAAATATGCTCTCAGGCAGTGTTCTGAGAGGGTTTGCGCTTCGTTTTAAAAATCTAATCGATGGTGAATGCTTGATTATTATTAACAAAACCTATCAATAGCCTCTACCTTTTGGTAGATTTTACATTGACAAGAAATTATTTTATACAATACGTAAATTATACGGACAATGCCCCAGGTAGTTTTAGTTAACCCACAAATTCCTCCTAATACAGGTAACATTGCTCGTACCTGTGCAGCTACGGATACGGAGTTACATTTAGTGGGACCTTTAGGATTTGAAATTAGCGATCGCTACCTCAAAAGAGCTGGCTTAGATTACTGGCCTTATGTCAAGCTGCACTACCATGAATCGTTAGAAGCCTTTAAAACAGTACGTCGTGAGCGTGGAGGCAGATGGCTGGGTTATAGTGTCGCCGGAAATATTAATTACGTCAGCTTTCAATTTCAAGCCGATGATTGGTTGCTATTTGGTAGTGAAACCACTGGCTTAGCACAAGAAGTTCTGTCAGATTGCGATGCTACTCTGTATATTCCGATGAGTCAACCTGGCGTTCGTAGCTTGAATCTCTCAGTCAGTGTGGCAATCGGTTTGTTTGAAACTCGTCGTCAGTTAGGCTATTTACAATAGTTGCTTACCTAAACTACTATAAGTATATATACTGAATTATTTTCTAGAAACCAATCAGATGACTGATTTGTGCCAGCAAAAACTTTCCTGGTTATCGTAAAAACAATGTAAAAAAAGAACCCAAAAATGTGTTTTTGAACAAATTGTAGTGGAAGATACTTACAAGAAGGGTAAGCTTATTATAAGAAATTTGTATATAAAACTTGGGATAATGCCAAATTTGAATGATAGATTTTGATGAATTTGCAGCATTCCATATTGGGGAACAAAAGGGGTAAAATTCATTCATGTAGCCCATTTGAGCTATTTTTGCTCAGATGACCCTAAGATTGCTCCCCAAAAGTAGCCGATAGTTAATACGGTTGTTTTTTAGGGAATAATCAACGTAAAGTCTCGTGTTGGGAAGACGGATTGTGTAGAAATTTCTTGAAGATATCTACAGCAGGGGGCATCGCTTTTCCAGAAGTCGCAGCAATTTAATTCTCGGCAGCGACTATGGACTTGACAGACTATTTGCCAAGTCCCCGCGATTGACGCAAGACAAGCGCGGATAAAGGAAAAAAGAGAAACGTCCTAAATGGTGTGAGGAGTGGTTCGGACAAGTAAACACAGCAATTTTTAAGTTTTGCTAACACATGTGAACTTGTCTAAATCAGAGAAGCAGGTTAATCTTGCGTAAGCATCTCTGGTGAATGTGATCTTGATCTATCGTTCGTTGTGATCTAAGTCATTGACTAGTATCCAACTGAAAAATCGAGGTCAGTTAAGCGCTAGTGATCATAGGAGGTCGTCTTTGAAACGAGCATTGAAAAAGAGAGTAAAAGCTGTGTTGAAAAATAACCCCAGCAGCGATGATGCCCCGGTAGAACAGCTAAATTTAATTAATCCAAAAGTTAATCGCCGGGTGCGGACAAAAGCCGCCATGATTGGCTTGGCAATCTCTATGGGAGCAACCAGTCTTTTGGTGACTCGACAAAGCGATCAAGCCCAAGCAGCGGTGCCTGTAGGCAGCCAAAAGGCAACCTCAACCATTCCTGCTGTTCGTGACACTGAGGTGAAATTCGCCTCCACTAAGCTGGAATCCCAAGCAATCTCGTTATCGAGCGTGCCGGAAAATCCTGTTGTCGTGGAACCAACAGCAGTCTCACAGTTGCCTGGGCTTGAAGCTAAATGGCAAGTTGCGGCCAGTGGAACGTCTTTGCAAGTTCCTGCATCAGAAACCTTTTCCCAAGCAGCACCAGCTGATAAAAATCCCACTGACTCGAAGTCCCAAGCGGCACAGGGGTCGAACAATACCTTAGCTGAGACTAGTTTTCCAACAGTCAACAAGCTATCTAACTCTAGTGCTGATGGATTGGTTGACAGTACAAATGTATTGCCGACTGTCCTACCACAAACAGTAGCAACATCTGGCACACCCAGCAGTGAAATAAATGCACAACTTAAGGCGCAGCAAGAGTTTGCGCTGAATCGCTTACAAGAAAAATCGAACCGTTTAAGAAAGAGTCTGGCACAATTGCGGTCTGGGGAGACCGAAAATTTATCACAAACTGGTATTGGGAATACTGTAGTTGAGAAGACTGTATTAGCCCAGTCAGAGACTTCTGGCGATGCGAAGAAAGCCAAGTTGATATCGAGCTTAAAACAGAAGACACAAGACAGACCAGCATCAACTACACCAACAACATTGATTGCGTCCTCGACTAGAACAGCCTACGAAGTCAAGCCTGGAGATACCCTAGCAGCGATCGCCAGCAGACACAATACATCTGTATCAGAACTAGTTAAGGCAAATAACCTCAATAATCCGAATCAACTGCAAATCAGTCAAAAGCTGATTATTCCAGTTGCTCAAGTTGAGGCATCAGTACCGATTAAACCCAGTTTTGTCGAGTCCACTAATACTCCCAAAGCCACTTCGCCTGTGACCATTGGTAGTGCTAACTCATATCTACCTAGTTCACAATCGTCAATTATTGCTGATAACAGTAGCGTTACTGTCCCTACACCGGTAACTGCGAACAATCAGATTCAGGCAAATAGTGCAACCGACTTGCAAACAGCCCCCATCGCTCCTAGAGCTTATGGCGTGGGTGGTGAAACCCCAGTACCAAGAGTCTTTACCGAAATCCAGCAGCCTGAAAAACCAACAAATAGGGTAGCAAGGGGTAACAATAACAATAATGACCGTTTGCGGGGCTTACAAGCAGAAATCCAGAGGTTGCAGCAGAAATATCGCGCTCAACAGTCTGGGAATTTAGAAGTGCCAGTTGCAGTTACTGAAAGCAACAGTGCTACGACATTCACTCCTGTTTCTACCCGCAATAATTTCACTATACCTAATTCCGTGTCCCGACCGAATAACGTAGCGATACCAATTCCGGTTCCGACACCCAGAGCTAACTATAATGCTCAACCAATTAAGCCCCAATTCCGTGCTACCATACCCGCTAACGAGCCAATAAATCCAGAGTTCTTACCCAATCTAGGATCTGCTGGTCAGTGGACTCCCCCTCGCAATCCATCTGGCACCAGAGTTGCAACGCCTCCTAGACGGGTAAACGCCTCGGATTCTTTAGGAAAGTTGCGGGGAACCACAGTTTCTCCCCAGACAATCCCACCTTTGGCAGCAGTGGATCAATATCTGCCCAGAGCGATTGACGAAACAACACCCCCTCCATCTAGTTCATCTGTAGCTTACCAATGGCCGGCAAAGGGCACTCTTACCTCCGGCTATGGCTGGCGCTGGGGAAGAATGCACAAGGGAATTGATATTGCTAATTCCACTGGCACACCTGTTTTCTCTTCCGCTGAGGGAATTGTGGAAAAAGCTGGCTGGAACAACGGCGGTTACGGTAACCTCGTTGAAATCCGCCATCCTGATGGCAGCAGTACTCGCTATGCTCATAACAGCAAGATTCTCGTGCAAGCTGGTCAGCAGGTGAGCCAGGGAGAAACAATTGCTTTAATGGGTAGCACTGGTCACAGCACCGGGCCACACACCCACTTTGAAATTCATGCATCAGGCAAGGGTGCTGTTAACCCAATAGCTATGTTACCAGCAGCACGCCTGTAATTCTTGGTTATCTGTAACTAAATCATTGCCTTGTTAATTGAGGGAGTTTATCTCCCTCTTTTGCTTTTTATTTAAAAATCACTCTAATAGTACAATTGTATTTTCGCAGACTAAAATTTAACTCGCTACAGTTGGCTTGTAACTATACACCCATTTGTGAAAATCATCATTCAGCGTCATTTGCCGCTGCTGTGTCTGGCTGGGAGATGCAAAGGTGTCGTCATAGTAGCGCATTTCACCCAAAGCACTACGAGCTTGAATGATTTTTGTGCGCTCGATGCGCGGGTGTTCGTAGCTAGTGAGGGCTGCTTCGAGAGTAGCTGAGTGAGAAAAACACTCTGCTAGTTCGTAAGCATCCTCAAAAGTGCTATTAGCTCCTTGTCCCATAGCTGGTGCCATTGGATGGGCGGCATCACCTAAGAGAGTTACCCTGCCTTGACTCCAGCGGGTTAAGGGTGGGCGATCGCAAATTGGCCCTTCCCAGATTTGCTCGGCCGGTGTCGCTTCCACTACCGCCCGAAAGGATTCGTCCCAATCGGCTAATTCTTGGAGAATGCGAGATTTGACCTCATCGGCGTTCTGAGAAAGAGAGTAATCAGGCGAAAATTTGCGACTAATCCAACTGGTATAGCCGCCTCCCACATTCAGAAGGTACATGAACTGTTTATTACCTTTAACAAAAACGAGTTCATAATCATTAAATAACTCGTGGTGATATTTGATGACGGCACGCCAACACATACTACCAATATAATTAGGCTGACCCTCGCCAAATAAACTTTCTCTGACGATGGAGTTGACGCCATCAGCCCCAATCAACAAATCTGCATATACTGGTTTTTGGTCATCAAAATAAACTTCCACACCGTTTTCATGTTGCTCAAAGCCGATGCAGCGATGATTTAGGTGAATGATGTCAGATGGCAATCTGGATGCCAAAACTTGCTGCAAACGATACCACCAAACAGTCAATAATGGTTGTCCGTATTGCTCTAAATATTTAGTTTGATGAGCCCGGATTGTTTCTCCTTGAATATTCTTTAAAACCGTGTGGTTAACTTGGCATCCTGAGCTTTTTAGGGTTTCGACTATTCCCGGTGCGATCGCATCTAAAGCATTTAAGCCATTAGGAGCTAGTCCTAATCCGGTTCCACCCGGACGAAATTGTTGTGCTTTTTCGTACACTTGAACGTCAATACCTTGGCTTTGAAGTGCTATGGCAGTAGCCAAACCGCCTGGCCCAGCGCCAACGATCGCAACTTTCTTTACTATCGGTTTGGATAATTTCTGAGTTAGATTTATGTCCATATTAAAAGTCAGAAAGAATATCCCCACAAATACATCTGCTTTCTCTATGCCTCAAGTCAGTTGCTCTGCAACCTCACGTTTGAGCCAGACTCACACTTGCTATTCTGACTTCTGAGTATTTTTTAGTCAATCTTCCTGAAGAATCAACCCTGAATTGGTGTTCTGATGGGTTGTGATCAGCCCTGTGGTTACTGGTGGTAACAAAAAATTCACACCTATAGAATTTTTGTCAATCTCGCAAACTGGAAATTAGATATCATTACGTCCATTTTGGCAATAAATTACCCAAACTCAACTTTTATTTCTCAAAAAATCTACCGTAGGGAGCAATG
It encodes the following:
- a CDS encoding Rieske 2Fe-2S domain-containing protein translates to MCLTDRCPHRTAKFSERQIIDGKIECLYHDWQFGSDGQPLRGS
- the arfB gene encoding alternative ribosome rescue aminoacyl-tRNA hydrolase ArfB, which encodes MLQISNIIIIHDSELEISAIRSQGAGGQNVNKVSTAIHLRFDIEGSSLPAFYKEQLLKLNDRRITQEGVIVIKAQEYRSQEQNREEALKRLQELIKSVVVLKKKRKPTKPTRSSQKKRLDSKTKRGQIKSIRRQAID
- the gshA gene encoding glutamate--cysteine ligase is translated as MVLLKGFEIEMYTGTPQGEIVGLSDKIVAALDGFVREPDSRNVEYITQPSANYDNLLCALLRPRRTLRNYLDRLGNYTLIPGSTLSLAGSDRFVRSDPANPYHDYIEQTYGTKVVTASVHINIGISDPEILMRACRVIRLEAPLFLALSASSPFLDGKATGYHSTRWGLFPQTPSHVPLFASHAHHIQWVENQLAAGTMQNVRHLWASVRPNGDRRPYDLNRLELRICDLVTDPISLLAITALLEARLLQIIENPSIDPLTQSTFSAEELVTLTADNEAAAAAASLDAQLTHWQDGRSITARNWIGEIYEDVWAIAKQQGFSCFLSPLHKILREGNEAQQWLQLHAVGFDSQCVITQAIIATQEREIELEDKLCSSLLA
- a CDS encoding tRNA (cytidine(34)-2'-O)-methyltransferase encodes the protein MPQVVLVNPQIPPNTGNIARTCAATDTELHLVGPLGFEISDRYLKRAGLDYWPYVKLHYHESLEAFKTVRRERGGRWLGYSVAGNINYVSFQFQADDWLLFGSETTGLAQEVLSDCDATLYIPMSQPGVRSLNLSVSVAIGLFETRRQLGYLQ
- a CDS encoding peptidoglycan DD-metalloendopeptidase family protein; amino-acid sequence: MLKNNPSSDDAPVEQLNLINPKVNRRVRTKAAMIGLAISMGATSLLVTRQSDQAQAAVPVGSQKATSTIPAVRDTEVKFASTKLESQAISLSSVPENPVVVEPTAVSQLPGLEAKWQVAASGTSLQVPASETFSQAAPADKNPTDSKSQAAQGSNNTLAETSFPTVNKLSNSSADGLVDSTNVLPTVLPQTVATSGTPSSEINAQLKAQQEFALNRLQEKSNRLRKSLAQLRSGETENLSQTGIGNTVVEKTVLAQSETSGDAKKAKLISSLKQKTQDRPASTTPTTLIASSTRTAYEVKPGDTLAAIASRHNTSVSELVKANNLNNPNQLQISQKLIIPVAQVEASVPIKPSFVESTNTPKATSPVTIGSANSYLPSSQSSIIADNSSVTVPTPVTANNQIQANSATDLQTAPIAPRAYGVGGETPVPRVFTEIQQPEKPTNRVARGNNNNNDRLRGLQAEIQRLQQKYRAQQSGNLEVPVAVTESNSATTFTPVSTRNNFTIPNSVSRPNNVAIPIPVPTPRANYNAQPIKPQFRATIPANEPINPEFLPNLGSAGQWTPPRNPSGTRVATPPRRVNASDSLGKLRGTTVSPQTIPPLAAVDQYLPRAIDETTPPPSSSSVAYQWPAKGTLTSGYGWRWGRMHKGIDIANSTGTPVFSSAEGIVEKAGWNNGGYGNLVEIRHPDGSSTRYAHNSKILVQAGQQVSQGETIALMGSTGHSTGPHTHFEIHASGKGAVNPIAMLPAARL
- a CDS encoding FAD-dependent oxidoreductase, with protein sequence MDINLTQKLSKPIVKKVAIVGAGPGGLATAIALQSQGIDVQVYEKAQQFRPGGTGLGLAPNGLNALDAIAPGIVETLKSSGCQVNHTVLKNIQGETIRAHQTKYLEQYGQPLLTVWWYRLQQVLASRLPSDIIHLNHRCIGFEQHENGVEVYFDDQKPVYADLLIGADGVNSIVRESLFGEGQPNYIGSMCWRAVIKYHHELFNDYELVFVKGNKQFMYLLNVGGGYTSWISRKFSPDYSLSQNADEVKSRILQELADWDESFRAVVEATPAEQIWEGPICDRPPLTRWSQGRVTLLGDAAHPMAPAMGQGANSTFEDAYELAECFSHSATLEAALTSYEHPRIERTKIIQARSALGEMRYYDDTFASPSQTQQRQMTLNDDFHKWVYSYKPTVAS